A DNA window from Corvus hawaiiensis isolate bCorHaw1 chromosome 11, bCorHaw1.pri.cur, whole genome shotgun sequence contains the following coding sequences:
- the DCP1A gene encoding mRNA-decapping enzyme 1A isoform X1, translating into MEAAGRAEQEMSLAALRRHDPFITGIADVTGQVALYSFSPKDNEWEKTDIEGTLFVYKRSASPYHGFTIVNRLNMHNLVEPVNKDLEFQLHEPFLLYRNASLSIYSIWFYDKNDCHRIAKLMAKVVEQEAQRSQQVSQDRKSPSRTNGCSENRPIDILEMLSKAKDEYERNQISDLSIISSSGMQQNSNPPKPESTEPSEQKPSLQVQEQPFQSRQKHLTLEELFGTSVQKEQPAAPYPNPERMEKLQTDTPAREQHSLLLPFSFDQSPVMQQSLGKSESPSVKTSANQQDCLTPMIIPPASVSQPDMKNVSSYSVRLSPVLNSASTMEAAPAQMLPGLKQSNSIMQVMQQAAKPISPLVNQPPSEVNHTPQNLMAGQSQLIAPLTTANTGTVSNASHTSVDLLQKLRLTPQHDQTQQQSLAKTPLTPNISASVGQLATPESFKESHSKPSALNSKIISPLQTVQQNKESEVFPQPKTLSKASQVAPPQFVTATTTVTPSVLLSPSVFQQSATKATEVENKASSSSPLTLGTTEIQTTPPTVLSRSQLQEALIHLIKNDSRFLSTIHEVYLQILTKSTDNIKL; encoded by the exons GTCAGCTTCTCCTTACCATGGTTTTACGATAGTGAATCGACTGAATATGCACAACCTGGTTGAACCAGTAAATAAAGACTTGGAGTTTCAGCTCCACGAACCTTTTCTTCTCTACAGAAATGCTAGCT tGTCAATTTACAGTATTTGGTTTTATGACAAGAACGACTGTCATCGAATAGCAAAACTCATGGCTAA AGTGGTTGAACAAGAAGCTCAGAGGTCGCAGCAAGTTTCCCAGGACAGAAAAAGTCCCAGCAGGACCAATGGCTGCAGTGAAAACAGGCCCATTGACATCCTGGAAATGCTTAGTAAAGCCAAGGATGAATATGAACGA aaTCAGATTAGTGACCTAAGTATTATATCGAGTTCTGGAATGCAACAAAATTCAAATCCTCCAAAGCCAGAAAGCACAGAGCCTTCAGAACAGAAGCCTTCATTACAAGTGCAAGAGCAG CCATTTCAGTCAAGGCAGAAGCACCTGACTTTGGAGGAACTGTTTGGAACCTCTGTACAAAAGGAACAGCCTGCAGCTCCATATCCCAATCCAGAGAGAATGGAGAAGCTGCAGACAGACACACCTGCCAGAGAGCAGCACagtttgcttttgcctttttcctttgaCCAGTCACCAGTAATGCAACAATCCCTGGGGAAATCTGAAAGTCCGAGCGTTAAAACCAGTGCCAATCAGCAGGACTGTTTAACACCTATGATAATACCTCCAGCTTCAGTTTCCCAGCCTGAtatgaaaaatgtttcaagCTATTCAGTCCGTTTAAGCCCTGTTCTTAATTCAGCCTCGACAATGGAAGCTGCCCCTGCTCAGATGCTTCCTGGCCTCAAACAAAGCAACAGTATAATGCAAGTTATGCAGCAAGCTGCCAAGCCCATATCCCCACTGGTGAATCAGCCGCCATCTGAAGTGAACCACACTCCACAGAATCTAATGGCTGGCCAAAGCCAGCTCATAGCACCCTTGACAACAGCCAACACAGGGACTGTCTCAAATGCATCTCATACAAGTGTTGATCTTCTCCAGAAACTCAGGTTGACCCCACAGCATGACCAAACACAACAGCAGTCTCTCGCTAAGACTCCCTTAACACCAAACATCTCTGCCTCAGTTGGGCAACTTGCAACACCAGAAAGCTTCAAAGAATCTCACAGTAAGCCATCAGCCTTGAACAGCAAGATAATCTCTCCCCTTCAG ACTGTACAACAAAACAAGGAATCAGAAGTATTTCCACAGCCAAAAACTTTGTCTAAAGCAAGTCAA GTTGCACCTCCACAGTTTGTTACAGCCACAACGACAGTAACGCCTTCAGTGCTCTTGTCTCCAAGTGTGTTTCAGCAATCAGCTACAAAAGCTACTGAAGTGGAGAATAAAGCCAGTTCTTCTTCGCCTTTAACACTTGGAACAACAGAAATTCAGACTACACCTCCTACTGTTCTCAGCAGGTCCCAGCTTCAAGAAGCACTGATACATCTAATAAAG aatgATTCCCGTTTTCTCAGCACTATCCATGAAGTCTACTTGCAAATCCTAACCAAGAGTACAGACAACATCAAGCTATAA